A window of Bacillus sp. DX3.1 genomic DNA:
TAGACTATAGAAAAAAGTATTAGACTGTTAAAAAATAGTTGTAGACTGAAAAGGTGTTTTCTGTACATGAAAGAACTTTTTGCTAACATAAAACCAAGGTATCGCAAAAACTTTAAAAGTCCCTTCAGAGTACTGAAGGGACTTTTCATTCACATAATCAGCGTTATTGGTAATGACTTCTCGCTAGGAAATCACACAGGGAAAAAATACAAGTGGCTCATGAAACTGTATTATTTTTCTTGATATTCTAACTTGAAAAAGAAATCACGTTCTTTTATTACAATTACGATAGATAAAATAAGCAAAAGAACGGTTTGTATGACTTTGCTCATGGGGTGTGTTGCAAACACTTCGTTGAAAAAACCAGCCGTAATATGAAAAACGATGGGAATGATAATATTCCGTCCCGTTTTATAGTACAACCAGTTCATCAAAATCACAAAAGGAATAAGACTCAACGAAAAGTTGATAGAATATATGACCCCTGTTTCAACCAGATTACTTTGATAATAATCCTTAATAAAGGATAGAGGAAAGTGCCAAAAAGCCCAGAATACAGCAAAAATAATAGATACAGTAAACAGATTAAACCGTTTTCGTAAACAGTCCGTGCCATACGAGTGCCAAGCCAACTCTTCTAGTAACGGAGCAACAAAAAGCAAAAACCATGCTGGAAACAGACCTGCCGAAAACGAAAATTTTCCTGCTAAGGAAAATTGAGAAGGGCTATATCCGAAAAGCAAAGAAATTGCTTGTGCGAGAAGAATGCTCGCAATCATAAGAAAACATGTCACAATAATATAAAATGGTTTTATCGCATTAAAATGAAAGAGCCTTTTTAACAAATCGTTTCGTAAGTCAGAGTCTAAAAACATCAAAATAAAGGCAACTATCATGGGACTTGCTAATCCAATAACTCCTAATATACTTTCTACGATAACATATACATGACTACTTGACTCAATATGACTTATGTATGCAGCAATAAACCACAATACCCACGGAATTACAATTGATAAACCATAGAACAAAATTGGATGTCGATATTTCTCAATTGTCATTTTCATCTCCCTCTTTTTCCTAATTACACCATTTAAGAAGTGCGATGGAGTGAAGATTTTTCGCTGTATGTCGTATTCATGTGAGGTTTACATAACGTATCATTATACGCAGTAAACACAGAGACTAATTCTATATTCATCAAGGATTAGACCTTTGTCTCTTTTAAAATTACGTATGTTTTCTCAGAATTATTCTTATTTCCCGTATAAAAATTGCATAGCTACTATTTAGTCTAATACTTTATTTTAATAAAAACTTTTTTAAGAAATAAAATTTAGCAATCAGTCTACATCTTTATTTTATTAAGTTAGAAAAGCAAGAATTGAGAAATCTAATTAGATTAACGATATTTAGTCTAAAACTTTTTTTAAAATGAACAAATCCGCATTTTCCTGACGCTACCCCATTAAGGGTCATAGTACATAAAACTAATAGCTTCCGAACATACTAATAAAATGTTTTGGAGGTGAGTTTTATGGATAAAAAAGACTTTCAAAAAGTTTATAATGAATACTTACAACAAGGGGAAGACCAAGCTCAATTGGAAGTAGTTGAGGAAGTCGATTCAGGAGTAGAACAAATTGTTGCAGTTCGTAAAAATGATGAGGATGATATTATTGCTTTTAAAACAAGTAGTGGAAGAGAATTAGATTATATTACTGCTCTTGATGAAGCAAAATCAGGGAAGTTAGCTCATGTGGACGTATTTTATAAGTATGGCAGGGATATTATACGTAGTGAACCTGATGGTATTAAAGAAAATAACTTAGATAACTTACCTTCTTTTTAAACGGGTAAACCTAAAGAAGAGAATGTTAATTTGGATATTCTCTTCTTTACTTTACTAATTTACTGTGATCTTCGTAAACTTGCTGTAAGAAAACCATCAGTTATTCAATTATAGGGCGCAATTGTGGAGAAACACATGTTGAAAATGATCAAACTTTTTATAAAACTGAAACCCAAATTTGCTGAATATGTGGAAAAATAAGTAAAAGGGGTGGTGCATATTATACATGACTAATATGTGTCACTCCTTATTTTTTATGACTTTTTACGATTTAGTTCATGATAAATTTTAAAAAAGAAACACCAAATAATCATTTGGGCAGGCTTTTTAATTTGGTTTCTAATTGCCCTTATATATTTAACAATTTAGTTCGTTTAATTATAAATTTAAAAAGGAATTTATATGAACGATCTTAAAATTGTGATTTATTACAGAAAAGGTCATCGTTGTTAAATAAGGTACAAATATATAGTCCAATCAGTACGTACCTATTATGTAATTCATTTAAAGGATATAAAGAATAAAAAGGCTCTAATATTGAATAAGAATATAAAGGGCAGAACTTATTTGAAGACTTTTGAAACTTTGTACTTTTAGGTAGTTTTTAAAACTAATAGGCTTCATTTCTTAAATGAGAAGGGAGAATGTTTTTTGAGCTTAAAACATGAGAAACATATGAGGTCAGAAATAGCTGATAAAACTTATTTGACTAAAGGATGGGGCTATGTTGCAGCTCTTGCACTGTTGCCGTATGCGATTTTAAAATCGCTTTGGGCATGGGGATCAACGGTAGGACTTACAACAAAACAAGCTGTACAAAATGTAGCAGGGTTTGGTGATACCTTAAAGGAAGGACCTGCTTTTCTATATACGTTATATACCATCGGAATAGACTTCACAGCTATCTTGGCGATGCTGGCATCTTTATTTGCTTTAGCTCTCGTGACTTCCTGGGGGGAGAAACTACCAAAATGGTTATTAATCATATTAGGATGGTCAGTTGGGGTGTTGACAGTTCTAATTAGCTTCTTGACAGCTCTTCAATTTTTAGGAGTGCTTCCAAAAGGATACACCGAAGGGTTAGCCATTTGGGTGTATGTGGTAACGTACGGAGGATTGTTCTTGTGGGGAGTAACTGTATTTATAGCGACTCTGTCGTTCCAGCATCGGATTAAAAATAAACAGTCCACCAAAAGAAGGTATTTAAGGAAATGATTTACTTATAATGCTTATCTTGAATATCCTTTCAGTGTTGGTGTTCCGGGACAATTTTCAACAATCGGGCGCGATTGTTGAAGAATCCTTAGATTTAATCGACTTTATTGTCATTTTACATCATGAACTACTTGTTGAACTTTGAGCATTATAACTTCAGCACTTGGTTTTATAATACCTTTGGGAATGTATTATTATTTCTACCTTTGGGAATTTTGGTTTCACTGGTCTTTATTGATGTAAAATATCTTAGTCAAGTGATATATCTATCTCTTTTTATTAGTGTTTCCGTTGAAACTACTCAATATATTACTACATTAGGTGTTTTTGACGTAGATGATATTATCTTAAATACATTAGGTAGTATTTTAGGTTTTATGATATTAGTTTTTATTAAAAATAAGAGGTTAAAGTTTTTCAACTAACGGGTGCGTTAGTGAAACAGAACATAGAGAAAGACTGACATAATAGGTCAGTCTTATTTTTTGCGTGTCTAACGTTATATACATATATACATCGTATTGTGGTTGAAAACATAAGTTTTTTTAAAATTTAGTATTGATAAGTTTAACATAGCCTTCTAATAAATAAAAAGAATCACAAAAAAGAAAGAGTTATTTCGCTCTTTCTTTTTTGTGGAAACAGTCTCCTAACACACCGAACGTTTGACCGTAGAATCGTTTTTTAAAATTACGATTATGTTTAAAAAGGTAGGTATACGTTATAGATTTTGATGTCATGAGGCTATTAGTATAGGGAGTGTGAAAGTTTCTTCCATTCACTTAAATACATTTTATCAGTCCTTTTTAATTCAATAGGAAGTCTAGCAATGAGTTCTAAACTATTGCCATCAGGATCATCAAAATATACTGCTGCATGTGCTTGTTCTGGAAAAACAATTGGTTCAATCGGTTCCATTCCAAAATCCTTTCTGGCAGTAATCCCTTTATGACTCAACCATTCTATAGCCTTTTCTAAATCATTCAACTCTACTTGAAAAGCTACATGCCGCAGGGAAGGATGATATTTTGTTTTATATTCTTTTCCTTGCCAAAGTCCTAACCAACTTTGTTCTTCTACAATCCAAAAGAAAGCAGTCGTTTTACATTTTTTATATAGTTTTAAACCTAATGATTCATAAAATGGAATTGATATTTCTAGATTACTAACAGGAAGATGTGCCTCATATAGTCCCTTGATCATAAAAAATCGCCTCCTTTGTTTCTTCTTATTTTAATCTATATATTTCCAGATTAAATCAACAAAAAGATTGGAATACACCTCATACAAAAGTATGAAATAAAAAAACAGCTCATTTATCATGAGCTGTTACTGTTTGCATGCCTCGACATCAATTCCGGCAGCAATTAATTTTTTCTCTCCGTCTTGTTCAATTAATTTCTGTAATTTTGATAAGAAAGAGTCAAAGTCTGTATGCTTAGCAACTTGGAATGTCATTTTATGTTCAATCGGAAGCCATGTATCAATGTCTGCTTCGTTATGCTGAATTTTTACTTCCAGTTTATCAAGAGCATTTGCGACTTTTGCCTCATATGTTTCTTTTGCTTCAAATTCCATCCATAAATCGTATAATTCGTCCCCAAGAGGGCCGTCTAATGTACGTTTAATATTTCGAATGGCTTGTTGTTCGTTTTCTTGTTTTTTTAGTTGTAATTCTTCACTATTCATTGTGTCAAAAGCAGGAATATCACCAGCTTCTGCTTCAACAAGGTCATGAATGATGACCATTTTAAGTAATTTTTCCATTTGTACTGTTTTATCTAAATAAGGCTGAACGAGAACAGCCATGAGTGACATACGCCATGTATGTTCTGCGACACTTTCTTGACGACCGTTTGAAAGCCAGCTGTGTCTCATTTCATATTTCAGCTTTTCTGCTAGTGCAATAACTTGTAAAATATTGTGCTCCATATGGATCCCCCTTATATTGCTATACAATAATCTTAATATAAAAATGAAATGTGTCAATTTTGTTGTTGTACCATTTTGATTTGACGGATAATTTAGAAATATTGTAAAATATTTTTATAATATTTTTTTATTTTTACAAAAGACAAAGAATTAATATAAAAATTGCAAAGTGCTGAGAGGGAGTGGGAATACAATGTACCAACATGCAGCAATTACTGTACTAAGTCTTTTGAAAAATATGTCAGATGAAATGAAAAATGATAGTAAAGTAGAAGAGGAATGTAAAAAAATAGAGAAACAATTCCATATAACGTATGAAGAGTTAATGGGTTTATATAATAAAATGGTCGTATTTCAAAGAGATATTGAGAAAATAGGTGGTTTGTTAGCGTATGAACAATCTCCTATTATGTGGTTAAAATCTGAATTAGAATTGTTATATGTGACATATCAATTTTGCCAGCGTTATGATTTGAATATTGCGGATATTTCAAAGTATGTAAATAAAGAAAGCCTTCAGTTGTTTCCAAAAACAGAAAGTCAACTGCAGAATACGTACTATAAATTAAAAAAACAAGAGTTGCCATTTGAAAATATTAAAAAGGGAAAACCAGGTCGTAAGAGAAAACATGGATCTGGAAAAAATACTGAAGAAAAGTTAAAGCGTGAAAATAGCGTTGGGTTTCATAATGAACATACAGAAAATAATCTTGTTACAGTGTTATCAGGGATTGTTGATAATTTTGAAACAATTGGTGTACAAAGTGAAAAACAAGAACTGTATCAATTTATGGAAGGGATTTACAAACTTTCTAGTTTGGCAGCAGGGCATATGAGAGAAGAACATGGTATACATGATGTGCAGAGGGAATTACATGCTCTACGTGCAGAAAATGAGCAACTACGATGTGAAAAGGAAGAACTTATTTCGAGTATGAAAGAAATGACAAATCAAATGAATCATTTCATCGAGAGCTCTGATATTGAACAAATTCGAACATTACCGTATTTTGTGAATATGTGTAAACAATATTTACATAAGAGCGGAGTACACAATGAAAAACAAACTATGTCAATGAAACAGTAAGACTCTAGTACCTGATAAAACAAGAGCGTAAATGCCACTGCATAAAAATTTTGCAAAAGAAAAAGCACAAGCCTAGTAATATCAAAGGTTTGTGCTTTTTCTATGTTACTGATAACGCCAATTATGTTACGTAATGGTCATTTATTCCACCTATGTTTATCTTTTTTCCTACTGCAAGTTTAGTAACTTCATTCATCTTTTGCCTGAAGAAGAGGCGCATTGGATATGTCCAACGTATATCGCAAAGGTGAAAAATGGGACAGCGGAAAATCTGGAACAACATGCGATTGATGGGATTGGGTGGTTTTCGTTAGAGAGTCTTCCGGCGCCGTTAACGTTAACATTACAAAATGCATTGCGAGAATATCAAAAGTAAAAATACAGGAATGTATCCCGTAAAAGCCCTCAGTAGAACGGAAGAAAATTTCCGCTGAGGGCTATTTTTATTTTTGATTTCAAAATAATAGTAGGACAAGCTAAGTTTTTAGGAATGAAAATAAATTTATATAAAATTCAGAATTTTATTGACTGTCCGAATGTTTCTTTTTATATTAGTAGGTATAACAATAACTACTAAAGGGGTGGGGACATGACAGAGGTATTATTTCTACAGGATGCATATGAAAGAACTTGTCAAACAGAGATAACGAAAATTGATGGAGAGCGAGTATTTGTCAAGGAAACAATCTTTTATCCGACAGGTGGAGGCCAAGAATGTGATACAGGTGTTTTTATACAGGGGGAGCATACTTTCGAAGTTGAAAAAGTAAAAAAAGAACAAGGGGAGATTGTTCACTATGTGAAAGATGCAACGGATTTACAGCTTGGCTCAGTTCAAGCAGAAATCGATTGGGAGCGTCGTCATAATTTGATGCGTCATCACTCCTTACTGCATTTGATTGGTGCAGTTGTATATGAAAAATACGGGGCGCTATGTACAGGGAATCAAATTTATTCTGATAAAGCACGTATTGATTTTAATGAATTACAAGAGTTAACAAGTGAGCAAGTGCAAGAAATTGTGACAGAAGTAAATGAGTTGATTCAGCAAAATAAAGAAATCTCTACAAGATTCATAAGCCGCGAAGAAGCAGAAAATTCTACAGGAATGATTAAAACAGCGATAAACCTTCTACCACTATCTATTCAAGAAATTCGCATTGTAACGATTCAAGATATTGATGAGCAAGCATGCGGGGGAACACATGTAAAGTATACAAACGAAATTGGTTCCCTTGTGATCGATAAAGTGAAAAGTAAAGGAAAACAAAATCGACGCTTTGAAGTACGTGCTGTCCAGTAAATACAAACAAAGATAGAGTGAGGGATTGCAGTGGATGAAGTCATGAAGGAACTACAAAAATTAGGGTTTTCACAATATGAATGTAAAGCTTATATCGGTTTATTAAAGCATTATCCAGCGACAGGATATGAAATTAGTAAGCAAACAGGAGTACCGCGCTCGATGATTTATGAAGTACTCGGTAAATTGATGGATAAAGGTGCGGTGCATTTAGTACCGTCAGAACCGGTTAAGTATGTTCCTGTATCAGCAAGTGAATTAATGAACCGAATGAGAAAGGATTTTGAAAAATCGTTTGATTTTCTTGATCAAAAGTTAAATTGTTTGGAGCAGGAACGCCAAGTAGATGTCATCTCTCATATTCGCAGCGATGAACGTATTTTGAAAGAAATAAGCAATATCATTGAGCGGGCGGAAGAAGAATTATGGATTTCTGTATGGGAACAGCAGGTGTTTCAGTTAGAAGCGTTAATCCAGCAGAAAGAACAGGAAGGCGTACATATTTTTTCTGTTTTATTTGGAGCACCGCATACTAAAATCGGAACGACGTTTCATCATAACTATATGACACCGGATGTTGTGAAAGAGCGGATGGGCGGTCATTTAACAATTGTTGCACGGGATGGAAAAGAAGTGCTCATTGCTAACTTTTTAGATCATAGCACATCATGGGCTGTGACAACGTATGACCCGGTATTAGTGCTCGTGGCAACGGAATATGTTCGTCACGATATTATGGTTGAAGAAATTACGCAAGAGTTTGGACCTAATAAGCTTGATGCACTATGGCGAAATAATTCTGATTTGGTTCACGTTGTAACGGGAAAACGACTGATTCAAAAAATGAAGGGGGAAGAATGATGGCTAGGGCAGAAGTGCAAATGCCAATGCACGAAGATGAAACGTTTCGGCAAGGTGTGAAGGATTGTTTGCCGACAGTGCTGGGCTATTTAAGTATCGGGATTGCGGCAGGCGTCATTGAAAAAACAGCCGGGTTTTCTTTAGCAGAAATTACGCTTATGTCTATCCTGATTTATGCTGGATCCTCACAATTCATACTAGCTGGTATGTTTGCGGCAGGCGCACCTGCTTCAGCAATTATATTTACTGTATTCTTTGTCAATTTACGTCACCTGTTAATGAGTGCAGCGTTAGCACCTTATTTAAAGAAAGTCCCTTTTATGAAGAATATGATAATCGGTTCCCAAATTACAGATGAAACATTTGGTATCGCAGCGCAACATGCCTCGGGAAAGCAATATTTAAGTGAAAAGTGGATGCTCGGTTTAAATGTAACGGGGTACTTAAACTGGATCTTGGCAAATATTGTTGGGGGTATTTTTGGAGAGTGGATTCCAGATCCACATACGTATGGAATGGATTATGCATTACCCGCTATGTTTATTGGGTTATTCGTTCTACAGTTAATGAGCAACCATCCAAAATTAGCGATTCATGTAAGTGTAGCAGTTGCAGCAATTGTGATTGCGTATAGCGTACATTTTTTCGTACCAGCAAGCGTAGCGGTTATTATTGCAACACTTGCAGCAGCAACAATTGGGGTGGTGATTGAGAAATGGAAGTAAGGTTGGATGTACTATTACTTTTATTAGGAGCAGGTTTGGTAACATTAATTCCGAGAATATTACCACTTCTTGTATTTAGTAAAATACAAATTCCAGACTGGGGCTTAAAGTGGCTGAATTATATACCGATTGCGATACTAGCAGCACTCCTTGCTCAAGTGTTATTTATGCATGAAACGATGCAATGGGACTATATATTAGCTGCTATTCCAACGTTCCTTGTTGTCATTTATACACGTAGCTTATTAGGAGCGGTATTAACGGGCGTGATTGTGATTATTTTGTTACGTTTTTTCATGTAACAAGGATTCTCGCATATTGTATCGAAATATGTAATATCACGATTTAAAGGGGAGGGTGCTATGCTCATTGTCACAATAGGTGTTATTCTGTTCACACTGTT
This region includes:
- a CDS encoding TrmB family transcriptional regulator, with product MDEVMKELQKLGFSQYECKAYIGLLKHYPATGYEISKQTGVPRSMIYEVLGKLMDKGAVHLVPSEPVKYVPVSASELMNRMRKDFEKSFDFLDQKLNCLEQERQVDVISHIRSDERILKEISNIIERAEEELWISVWEQQVFQLEALIQQKEQEGVHIFSVLFGAPHTKIGTTFHHNYMTPDVVKERMGGHLTIVARDGKEVLIANFLDHSTSWAVTTYDPVLVLVATEYVRHDIMVEEITQEFGPNKLDALWRNNSDLVHVVTGKRLIQKMKGEE
- a CDS encoding HD domain-containing protein, which encodes MEHNILQVIALAEKLKYEMRHSWLSNGRQESVAEHTWRMSLMAVLVQPYLDKTVQMEKLLKMVIIHDLVEAEAGDIPAFDTMNSEELQLKKQENEQQAIRNIKRTLDGPLGDELYDLWMEFEAKETYEAKVANALDKLEVKIQHNEADIDTWLPIEHKMTFQVAKHTDFDSFLSKLQKLIEQDGEKKLIAAGIDVEACKQ
- a CDS encoding VOC family protein — its product is MIKGLYEAHLPVSNLEISIPFYESLGLKLYKKCKTTAFFWIVEEQSWLGLWQGKEYKTKYHPSLRHVAFQVELNDLEKAIEWLSHKGITARKDFGMEPIEPIVFPEQAHAAVYFDDPDGNSLELIARLPIELKRTDKMYLSEWKKLSHSLY
- a CDS encoding AzlD domain-containing protein translates to MEVRLDVLLLLLGAGLVTLIPRILPLLVFSKIQIPDWGLKWLNYIPIAILAALLAQVLFMHETMQWDYILAAIPTFLVVIYTRSLLGAVLTGVIVIILLRFFM
- a CDS encoding AzlC family ABC transporter permease; the encoded protein is MARAEVQMPMHEDETFRQGVKDCLPTVLGYLSIGIAAGVIEKTAGFSLAEITLMSILIYAGSSQFILAGMFAAGAPASAIIFTVFFVNLRHLLMSAALAPYLKKVPFMKNMIIGSQITDETFGIAAQHASGKQYLSEKWMLGLNVTGYLNWILANIVGGIFGEWIPDPHTYGMDYALPAMFIGLFVLQLMSNHPKLAIHVSVAVAAIVIAYSVHFFVPASVAVIIATLAAATIGVVIEKWK
- a CDS encoding DNA-binding domain-containing protein → MYQHAAITVLSLLKNMSDEMKNDSKVEEECKKIEKQFHITYEELMGLYNKMVVFQRDIEKIGGLLAYEQSPIMWLKSELELLYVTYQFCQRYDLNIADISKYVNKESLQLFPKTESQLQNTYYKLKKQELPFENIKKGKPGRKRKHGSGKNTEEKLKRENSVGFHNEHTENNLVTVLSGIVDNFETIGVQSEKQELYQFMEGIYKLSSLAAGHMREEHGIHDVQRELHALRAENEQLRCEKEELISSMKEMTNQMNHFIESSDIEQIRTLPYFVNMCKQYLHKSGVHNEKQTMSMKQ
- a CDS encoding VanZ family protein, whose protein sequence is MNYLLNFEHYNFSTWFYNTFGNVLLFLPLGILVSLVFIDVKYLSQVIYLSLFISVSVETTQYITTLGVFDVDDIILNTLGSILGFMILVFIKNKRLKFFN
- a CDS encoding DUF3892 domain-containing protein, which translates into the protein MDKKDFQKVYNEYLQQGEDQAQLEVVEEVDSGVEQIVAVRKNDEDDIIAFKTSSGRELDYITALDEAKSGKLAHVDVFYKYGRDIIRSEPDGIKENNLDNLPSF
- a CDS encoding CPBP family intramembrane glutamic endopeptidase, producing MTIEKYRHPILFYGLSIVIPWVLWFIAAYISHIESSSHVYVIVESILGVIGLASPMIVAFILMFLDSDLRNDLLKRLFHFNAIKPFYIIVTCFLMIASILLAQAISLLFGYSPSQFSLAGKFSFSAGLFPAWFLLFVAPLLEELAWHSYGTDCLRKRFNLFTVSIIFAVFWAFWHFPLSFIKDYYQSNLVETGVIYSINFSLSLIPFVILMNWLYYKTGRNIIIPIVFHITAGFFNEVFATHPMSKVIQTVLLLILSIVIVIKERDFFFKLEYQEK
- a CDS encoding alanyl-tRNA editing protein, translated to MTEVLFLQDAYERTCQTEITKIDGERVFVKETIFYPTGGGQECDTGVFIQGEHTFEVEKVKKEQGEIVHYVKDATDLQLGSVQAEIDWERRHNLMRHHSLLHLIGAVVYEKYGALCTGNQIYSDKARIDFNELQELTSEQVQEIVTEVNELIQQNKEISTRFISREEAENSTGMIKTAINLLPLSIQEIRIVTIQDIDEQACGGTHVKYTNEIGSLVIDKVKSKGKQNRRFEVRAVQ